A single region of the Polymorphum gilvum SL003B-26A1 genome encodes:
- a CDS encoding IclR family transcriptional regulator, with product MAPQINGSVVKAFEILHLFTRDRPVVAAADLVRELGLNNVTAHRFLRTLEHVGALVVEARGHYRLGFVFADLGSRVLEIESIARVVQPVLSALTEAIGEGSMATVLRADKVVCIARALPRRPLSVDVRVGSELEAYCTAHGKLWLAHLPEAELGRYLATVARPVFTATTMVDEAALRAEIASIRKAGYAFNRGEREEGLAAVAVPVLNRAGGMITGLSVFGPAARLDEAALISARDRLRRAAADLEQGFYGTGL from the coding sequence ATGGCGCCGCAGATCAACGGTTCGGTGGTCAAGGCTTTCGAGATCCTGCATCTGTTTACGCGCGATCGGCCCGTGGTCGCTGCGGCCGATCTGGTTCGCGAACTGGGACTGAACAATGTGACCGCGCACCGCTTCCTGCGCACGCTGGAGCATGTCGGTGCGCTGGTTGTCGAGGCGCGTGGCCACTACAGGCTCGGCTTTGTCTTCGCCGATCTGGGGTCGCGGGTGCTTGAGATCGAATCCATCGCCCGTGTCGTGCAGCCGGTGCTTTCGGCGCTGACGGAGGCGATCGGCGAGGGCAGCATGGCGACCGTCCTGCGTGCCGACAAGGTCGTGTGCATCGCCCGCGCCCTGCCGCGGCGCCCGCTCTCGGTCGACGTCCGTGTCGGCTCCGAACTCGAAGCCTATTGCACAGCCCATGGCAAGCTCTGGTTGGCGCATCTGCCCGAAGCCGAACTGGGCCGCTATCTGGCCACGGTGGCGCGTCCTGTATTCACGGCGACCACGATGGTGGACGAGGCCGCCTTGCGGGCCGAGATCGCATCCATTCGCAAGGCTGGCTATGCATTCAACCGGGGGGAGCGCGAGGAGGGGCTGGCCGCGGTCGCGGTTCCCGTGCTCAACCGTGCTGGCGGCATGATCACCGGCCTGTCGGTCTTCGGTCCCGCCGCCCGGCTCGACGAGGCTGCCTTGATCTCCGCGCGCGATCGCCTTCGCCGCGCCGCCGCCGATCTGGAGCAGGGCTTCTACGGCACGGGCCTCTGA